From Micromonospora rifamycinica, a single genomic window includes:
- a CDS encoding DUF6519 domain-containing protein, with the protein MKGDISRVTFDQRRHATSVRKQQGRVDLDADWNEQQDIQAHLRATALTDVVGPAGAPVVGGAFGLTGGTGLTLSAGRYYLDGVLCENDTAVSVFGQPDLPATGPFVRKLDGTWLAAGAPVPPGVYAAWLQVWSQHVTAIEDPTLREVALGGPDTTTRLRTVWQVRLLQAGPPNTPVGCADTPPGWTELTAASTGTLAVRADPTGSAGGDCVIPTGSPYTGLDNQFYRVEILTGGAPGAAGFVWSRDNAATVASWESIDVDVLTVKVPGRDGSAGFTNGSWVELTDDGRELNSLPGTLVQVDRVEGDRIVIRPGTATGSLDRADFPSRPRVRRWDGRGTVPAGGVELDLELGIKIRFSAVGSFRTGDWWSFPARSALHDVQWPRVGSTPVAQTPHGPRRAHGRIGVVSFDGSQWSVLRDCRPVFAPLTGQATLSLLGGDGQEAVPVPANPAALVPLGHDLVTGVAVGGQPVAKARVRFTVTGGAGRVTAGAVTATTVTVETGTDGRARCGWQLDSAAATQEVTAQLLDEAGQPVHLPVTFTAALSRADRVSYDPTGRPSLAGATTVQAAINQLAASATGGWATITLRPGIDWVQALNTLPAGDVLVCFAPGLYTSTVPVTFTGRANIRLLGSGPASRVRVQGQEFALMFVNCGTVSVSHLAVETPGPAAAEGRLGPVSAVNCAEVTIEHCQLTGVAGASPQSTCLTVRNDQGTPPGKVRVLDSDFLIGHGQQGVLLVNPDHAVITRCRFSCPPRPASLTLAELVKDEKFRSQLATQLVGRLALDRDDRLETGEWNTAIRVGRWGVRMNSMVPQSEWKTLTTLRPPSAEDQRTADAAEAYVLRLADLATEDPAQLPSYKRQLASLKGRLGQNAGRIFDTDEGRQTLRDYLVGEGIDVREADDIARDRREVALPVPGASLRFDSALSQGAWEAAVAASPPSRPVQTPSAAARHLRSVADRILLEPAFGEKYASGYRQELTAAAEVSVGACAVVIGGGTAVGDVEVSDCRFDQVAEGVHIGVSYHKGPPIQGRTIRVTGNDIHLYKAWWRQPGTIRGIKIGSIRHVFVSDNRISVTAGTGVGIWAFAAGGPIMAIRDNLVQNCEPAILCNPSWNGAPAKRLWSVTDNVSSNGAIQVSGGARSSGNVS; encoded by the coding sequence ATGAAGGGCGACATCAGCCGCGTCACGTTCGACCAGCGGCGGCACGCGACGAGCGTCCGCAAGCAGCAGGGCCGGGTCGACCTGGACGCGGACTGGAACGAACAGCAGGACATCCAGGCGCACCTGCGGGCCACGGCGCTGACCGACGTGGTCGGCCCGGCCGGTGCGCCGGTGGTCGGCGGGGCGTTCGGGTTGACCGGTGGGACGGGCCTCACGCTGTCGGCGGGCCGGTACTACCTCGACGGGGTGCTCTGCGAGAACGACACCGCGGTCTCCGTGTTCGGCCAGCCGGACCTGCCGGCGACCGGGCCGTTCGTGCGTAAGCTCGACGGCACCTGGCTGGCCGCCGGCGCCCCGGTGCCGCCGGGGGTCTACGCCGCCTGGCTCCAGGTGTGGTCGCAGCACGTGACCGCGATCGAGGATCCGACGCTGCGGGAGGTCGCCCTCGGCGGCCCGGACACCACCACCCGGCTGCGGACCGTGTGGCAGGTGCGGTTGTTGCAGGCCGGGCCGCCGAACACCCCGGTCGGCTGCGCGGACACCCCACCCGGCTGGACGGAGCTGACCGCCGCCTCCACCGGCACCCTCGCGGTGCGCGCCGACCCGACGGGCAGCGCCGGCGGTGACTGCGTGATCCCGACCGGGTCGCCGTACACCGGGTTGGACAACCAGTTCTACCGGGTGGAGATCCTGACCGGCGGGGCTCCCGGGGCGGCCGGTTTCGTCTGGTCCCGGGACAACGCCGCCACGGTGGCCAGCTGGGAGAGCATCGACGTCGACGTGCTGACCGTGAAGGTGCCCGGCCGCGACGGCAGCGCCGGCTTCACCAACGGCTCCTGGGTGGAGCTGACCGACGACGGCCGGGAACTCAACAGTCTGCCCGGCACGTTGGTGCAGGTCGACCGGGTGGAGGGGGACCGGATCGTGATCCGGCCGGGCACCGCCACCGGCAGCCTGGACCGGGCCGACTTCCCGTCCCGGCCACGGGTCCGCCGCTGGGACGGCCGGGGCACCGTGCCGGCCGGTGGGGTGGAGCTGGACCTGGAACTCGGCATCAAGATCCGGTTCTCGGCGGTGGGCAGCTTCCGCACCGGCGACTGGTGGTCGTTCCCCGCCCGGTCGGCGCTGCACGACGTCCAGTGGCCCCGGGTCGGCAGCACGCCGGTGGCGCAGACCCCGCACGGGCCGCGCCGGGCGCACGGCCGGATCGGTGTCGTGAGCTTCGACGGCAGCCAGTGGAGTGTGCTGCGCGACTGCCGGCCGGTGTTCGCCCCGCTGACCGGCCAGGCCACCCTGAGCCTGCTCGGCGGGGACGGCCAGGAGGCGGTGCCGGTGCCGGCCAACCCGGCGGCCCTGGTGCCGCTCGGCCACGACCTGGTCACCGGGGTGGCCGTCGGCGGCCAGCCGGTCGCCAAGGCCCGGGTCCGGTTCACCGTCACCGGCGGCGCGGGCCGGGTCACCGCCGGGGCGGTCACCGCCACCACCGTCACGGTGGAGACCGGCACCGACGGCCGGGCCCGCTGCGGCTGGCAGCTCGACTCCGCCGCCGCCACCCAGGAGGTCACCGCCCAGCTCCTCGACGAGGCCGGGCAGCCGGTACACCTGCCGGTGACCTTCACCGCCGCGCTGTCGCGCGCCGACCGGGTGTCGTACGACCCGACCGGGCGGCCGTCGCTGGCCGGGGCGACCACCGTGCAGGCCGCCATCAACCAGCTCGCCGCGTCCGCCACCGGCGGCTGGGCGACGATCACCCTCCGGCCCGGCATCGACTGGGTGCAGGCGCTCAACACCCTGCCCGCCGGGGACGTGCTGGTCTGCTTCGCCCCCGGCCTCTACACCAGCACCGTGCCGGTCACCTTCACCGGCCGGGCCAACATCCGGCTCTTGGGCAGTGGGCCGGCCAGCCGGGTCCGGGTGCAGGGCCAGGAGTTCGCGCTGATGTTCGTCAACTGCGGCACCGTCTCGGTGTCGCACCTGGCGGTGGAGACCCCCGGACCGGCCGCCGCCGAGGGACGGCTCGGCCCCGTATCGGCCGTCAACTGCGCCGAGGTGACGATCGAACACTGCCAGCTCACCGGGGTGGCCGGCGCGTCGCCGCAGAGCACCTGTCTGACCGTCCGCAACGACCAGGGCACGCCGCCCGGGAAGGTCCGCGTGCTCGACTCGGACTTCCTCATCGGCCACGGCCAGCAGGGTGTGCTGCTGGTGAACCCGGACCACGCGGTGATCACCAGGTGCCGGTTCTCCTGCCCGCCCCGACCGGCGTCGCTGACCCTGGCCGAGCTGGTCAAGGACGAGAAGTTCCGCAGCCAGCTCGCCACCCAACTGGTGGGGCGGCTCGCCCTGGACCGCGACGACCGGCTGGAGACGGGCGAGTGGAACACCGCGATCCGGGTCGGCCGGTGGGGTGTGCGGATGAACTCGATGGTCCCGCAGAGCGAGTGGAAGACCCTGACCACCCTGCGCCCGCCCTCCGCCGAGGACCAGCGCACCGCCGACGCCGCCGAGGCGTACGTGCTGCGGCTGGCGGACCTGGCCACCGAGGACCCGGCGCAGCTGCCCTCGTACAAGCGGCAACTGGCCTCGCTCAAGGGGCGGCTCGGGCAGAACGCCGGGCGGATCTTCGACACCGACGAGGGTCGCCAGACGCTGCGCGACTACCTGGTCGGTGAGGGGATCGACGTGCGGGAGGCCGACGACATCGCCCGCGACCGCCGGGAGGTGGCGCTGCCGGTGCCCGGGGCGAGCCTGCGTTTCGACTCGGCGTTGAGCCAGGGCGCCTGGGAGGCGGCGGTGGCCGCGTCGCCGCCGTCGCGCCCGGTGCAGACCCCGTCGGCGGCGGCCCGGCACCTGCGCAGTGTCGCCGACCGGATCCTGCTGGAGCCCGCCTTCGGCGAGAAGTACGCCAGCGGGTACCGGCAGGAGCTGACCGCCGCGGCGGAGGTCTCCGTCGGGGCCTGCGCGGTGGTGATCGGCGGAGGGACGGCGGTGGGCGACGTGGAGGTCTCCGACTGCCGCTTCGACCAGGTCGCCGAGGGCGTCCACATCGGGGTCTCCTACCACAAGGGACCGCCGATCCAGGGGCGCACCATCCGGGTCACCGGCAACGACATCCACCTGTACAAGGCGTGGTGGCGTCAACCGGGCACGATCCGGGGCATCAAGATCGGCAGCATCCGGCACGTGTTCGTCTCCGACAACCGGATCTCGGTGACCGCCGGGACGGGCGTCGGCATCTGGGCCTTCGCCGCCGGCGGGCCGATCATGGCGATCCGCGACAACCTGGTGCAGAACTGCGAGCCGGCGATCCTGTGCAACCCGTCCTGGAACGGGGCGCCGGCGAAGCGGCTGTGGTCGGTCACCGACAACGTCTCGTCGAACGGCGCCATCCAGGTGAGCGGGGGTGCCCGCAGCTCCGGCAACGTCAGTTGA
- a CDS encoding tryptophan 2,3-dioxygenase family protein has product MKRDQSPVLPGDGTTDYARYMRTDELLDLQRRPEEMLHRDELLFQVVHQSAELWLKLAEAEVTAAVARVTAADPAAAAALLARATLAVRLVTDQLAMFRHLSPVDFQTMQPALGNGSGAESPGWRRVTLASRHLGRAFAEHLGSRGGPLDGLPPTDPTRRLADAMAAWDEQVSRWRARHYQVALQVGGHAADGSPGSPATVLAKLLEHRFFPELRPGPPAADRPATARSHTAEA; this is encoded by the coding sequence GTGAAACGTGACCAGTCACCTGTGCTGCCGGGCGACGGCACCACGGACTACGCCCGTTACATGCGTACCGACGAGTTGCTCGATCTGCAACGCCGCCCGGAGGAGATGCTGCACCGCGACGAGCTGCTCTTCCAGGTGGTGCACCAGTCCGCCGAGTTGTGGCTCAAACTGGCCGAGGCCGAGGTGACCGCCGCCGTCGCCCGGGTCACGGCGGCGGACCCGGCAGCGGCGGCGGCACTGCTGGCCCGCGCGACGCTCGCGGTGCGTCTGGTCACCGACCAGCTGGCGATGTTCCGCCACCTCTCGCCGGTCGACTTCCAGACGATGCAACCGGCGCTGGGCAACGGTTCCGGAGCCGAGTCACCCGGTTGGCGACGGGTCACGCTGGCGAGCCGGCACCTCGGCAGGGCGTTCGCCGAGCACCTCGGCAGCCGGGGCGGCCCGCTCGACGGGCTGCCGCCGACCGACCCGACCCGCCGGCTGGCCGACGCGATGGCCGCCTGGGACGAGCAGGTCTCCCGGTGGCGTGCCCGCCACTACCAGGTCGCGCTGCAGGTCGGCGGGCACGCCGCGGACGGCTCCCCGGGCAGCCCGGCGACGGTGCTCGCCAAGCTCCTCGAGCACCGGTTCTTCCCCGAGCTACGACCGGGTCCGCCGGCGGCCGACCGCCCGGCGACGGCCCGTTCCCACACCGCAGAGGCATGA
- a CDS encoding GNAT family N-acetyltransferase: MTAVPTSARRPVEGFGEVSIRPVEPDRDVEVIHDWVTRERSRFWGMRDASRERVHEIYTYLDSLTTHHAYLVHRDGRPVALFQTYEPAADPVGRCYDVRPGDFGIHLLIGPPDGGVEPGFTGVLLDAFLAFVLADPTRLRIVAEPDARNARAVDRLVRAGFVPGPLIDLPDKRARLLFLDRGAVCPAGRRPDGVTG, translated from the coding sequence ATGACGGCGGTGCCGACCTCTGCCCGGCGTCCGGTCGAGGGCTTCGGTGAGGTCTCCATCCGGCCGGTGGAGCCCGACCGGGACGTCGAGGTGATCCACGACTGGGTGACCCGGGAGCGGTCCCGGTTCTGGGGCATGCGTGACGCCAGCCGGGAACGGGTCCACGAGATCTACACGTACCTCGACTCGCTGACCACCCACCACGCCTACCTGGTCCATCGCGACGGTCGGCCGGTGGCGCTGTTCCAGACCTACGAGCCGGCCGCCGACCCGGTCGGGCGGTGTTACGACGTGCGCCCCGGCGACTTCGGCATCCACCTGCTCATCGGCCCCCCGGACGGCGGTGTGGAGCCCGGCTTCACCGGGGTGCTCCTCGACGCCTTCCTCGCGTTCGTGCTGGCCGATCCGACCCGGCTGCGGATCGTGGCCGAGCCGGACGCCCGCAACGCGCGGGCCGTCGACCGGCTGGTCCGGGCCGGCTTCGTGCCCGGCCCCCTGATCGACCTGCCGGACAAGCGCGCCCGGCTGCTCTTCCTCGACCGGGGCGCGGTGTGTCCCGCCGGTCGACGGCCGGACGGTGTCACGGGCTGA
- a CDS encoding multidrug effflux MFS transporter, with protein MTGRQRVRLVLVLGSLLAVGPLTIDMYLPALPAIAADLATTSAAVQLTLTGTLAGLALGQLLIGPLSDAVGRRGPLIAGLALHIVASALCVVAPNIVVLGGLRVVQGLGVAAATVVAMAVLRDLFSGTAFATLLSRLLLVMGAAPILAPTLGGGVLRWTDWRGVFVTLTVLGVLLVVLAVVGLPETLPARRRQRGGVWTTVGLYGSLLRDRVFVGLVLVAGLAMAALFAYVAGSSFVLQERYGLDEQQFGLAFGAGAVGLIGAAQYNVRLLRRHPPQRILVTSLTIGTLAGLALLAFAATGFGGLPALLVALWAVLGSAGLAMPNAPALALSRHGEAAGTASALLGAVQFGVGAVAAPMVGVLGNGAVAMALVVTGGMVAALAVLFLVVRPSRLAGLEPPPSAVVVVH; from the coding sequence ATGACCGGCCGGCAGCGGGTACGCCTCGTCCTGGTCCTCGGCTCGCTGCTCGCCGTCGGCCCGTTGACCATCGACATGTACCTGCCGGCGCTGCCCGCCATCGCCGCGGACCTCGCCACCACCTCGGCGGCGGTCCAGTTGACCCTCACCGGCACGCTCGCCGGGCTGGCCCTCGGCCAACTGCTGATCGGACCGCTCTCCGACGCCGTCGGACGGCGTGGTCCGCTGATCGCCGGCCTCGCCCTGCACATCGTGGCGTCGGCGCTCTGCGTCGTCGCCCCCAACATCGTGGTCCTCGGCGGCCTGCGGGTGGTGCAGGGCCTCGGGGTCGCCGCCGCCACCGTGGTCGCCATGGCGGTGCTCCGTGACCTGTTCAGCGGCACCGCCTTCGCCACCCTGCTGTCCCGGCTGCTGCTGGTGATGGGCGCCGCGCCGATCCTCGCCCCGACGCTCGGCGGCGGGGTGCTGCGCTGGACGGACTGGCGGGGCGTCTTCGTGACGCTGACCGTCCTCGGCGTGCTGCTCGTCGTGCTGGCCGTGGTCGGCCTGCCGGAGACCCTGCCGGCCCGGCGTCGCCAGCGCGGCGGCGTGTGGACCACGGTGGGCCTGTACGGCTCGCTGCTGCGCGACCGGGTCTTCGTGGGGCTCGTCCTGGTGGCCGGCCTGGCCATGGCGGCGCTGTTCGCGTACGTGGCCGGCTCCTCGTTCGTCCTCCAGGAGCGGTACGGGCTCGACGAGCAGCAGTTCGGGCTGGCGTTCGGGGCGGGCGCGGTGGGGCTGATCGGGGCGGCCCAGTACAACGTACGGCTGCTGCGTCGCCACCCGCCGCAGCGGATTCTCGTCACCTCGCTGACCATCGGCACCCTGGCCGGGCTCGCGCTGCTGGCCTTCGCGGCGACCGGCTTCGGCGGGCTGCCCGCTCTGCTGGTGGCGCTCTGGGCGGTGCTGGGCTCGGCCGGGCTGGCGATGCCGAACGCCCCGGCGCTGGCGCTGTCCCGGCACGGTGAGGCGGCCGGTACCGCCTCGGCCCTGCTCGGTGCCGTGCAGTTCGGTGTGGGTGCGGTGGCCGCGCCGATGGTGGGCGTGCTGGGCAACGGCGCGGTGGCGATGGCGCTGGTGGTGACCGGCGGCATGGTGGCGGCGCTGGCGGTGCTGTTCCTCGTGGTGCGGCCGTCCCGGCTCGCCGGCCTGGAACCGCCGCCCTCGGCGGTCGTGGTGGTGCACTGA
- a CDS encoding tryptophan 2,3-dioxygenase family protein gives MRELTSWSSGTADPEQFPYHVVVAEFNRVGKHFVDKELLARLARVRVQVTARTPAAHPLSAFLDVALDKWDARYDYRSYLALPLLPLPTTAPARPRDQVPAGQHAPATPDSQHAPAGADRQHGLAGPGAGDGGRRERDRLLVDLVADAVAFELAASAGVTDLLPEQRPGPTLVTKRCRLAVRAVFAALTRLGLAATVTDPDPVTAAVALHRLAVADRDPARELALRLSMLPVYVSHDEYLFIRVLQAYECLFVGVAEELRATITELATGRSRAAAARLAYARDLIGGAGALFSLLATMQPAAFRTFREYTEGASAIQSRSYKLMESLCRTPEPARLDSTAYRSVPEVRDLVRAGHQSIDQAYRAAVRDGRLRDADHTLVRQQMAAFAEAVLTWRRTHHRLAVRMLGSRSGTGYTEGTPYLAAVRSVPVFTAVSTDPRPTPTDPMGGHPE, from the coding sequence GTGCGTGAGCTGACGAGCTGGTCGTCCGGTACGGCCGACCCCGAACAATTCCCCTACCACGTGGTGGTCGCCGAATTTAACCGGGTCGGCAAACACTTCGTCGACAAAGAACTGCTGGCCCGGCTGGCCCGGGTCCGCGTCCAGGTGACCGCCCGGACGCCCGCCGCCCACCCGTTGTCCGCCTTCCTCGACGTGGCGCTCGACAAGTGGGACGCCCGGTACGACTACCGCAGCTACCTGGCCCTGCCGCTGCTCCCCCTGCCCACCACCGCCCCCGCCCGCCCCCGGGACCAGGTGCCCGCCGGACAGCACGCACCGGCCACGCCGGACAGCCAGCACGCACCGGCCGGGGCGGACCGCCAGCACGGCCTGGCCGGGCCGGGTGCGGGGGACGGCGGCCGGCGCGAGCGCGACCGGCTCCTGGTCGACCTCGTCGCCGATGCCGTCGCCTTCGAGCTGGCCGCCTCGGCCGGCGTCACCGACCTGCTGCCCGAGCAGCGGCCGGGGCCGACCCTGGTGACCAAGCGGTGCCGGCTCGCGGTCCGGGCCGTGTTCGCCGCCCTCACCCGGCTCGGCCTGGCCGCGACGGTCACCGACCCGGACCCGGTCACCGCGGCGGTGGCGCTGCACCGGCTCGCCGTCGCCGACCGGGATCCCGCCCGGGAGCTGGCCCTGCGGCTGAGCATGCTGCCGGTCTACGTCTCCCACGACGAGTACCTGTTCATCCGGGTGCTCCAGGCGTACGAGTGTCTCTTCGTCGGGGTCGCCGAGGAGCTGCGGGCCACCATCACCGAGCTGGCCACCGGCCGGTCCCGCGCGGCCGCCGCCCGGCTGGCGTACGCCCGGGACCTGATCGGCGGGGCCGGTGCGCTCTTCTCGCTGCTGGCCACCATGCAGCCGGCGGCGTTCCGGACGTTCCGCGAGTACACCGAGGGGGCCAGCGCGATCCAGTCCCGCTCCTACAAGCTGATGGAGTCGCTGTGCCGTACCCCCGAGCCGGCCCGGCTCGACTCCACCGCGTACCGGTCCGTGCCGGAGGTGCGTGACCTGGTGCGCGCCGGCCATCAGTCGATCGACCAGGCCTACCGGGCGGCGGTCCGCGACGGCCGGCTCCGCGACGCCGACCACACCCTGGTCCGGCAGCAGATGGCGGCCTTCGCCGAGGCCGTGCTGACCTGGCGACGCACCCACCACCGGCTGGCGGTCCGGATGCTCGGCTCCCGGTCCGGCACCGGCTACACCGAGGGCACCCCCTACCTGGCGGCCGTCCGCTCGGTGCCGGTGTTCACCGCCGTGTCCACCGATCCCCGGCCCACCCCGACCGACCCGATGGGAGGACACCCCGAGTGA
- a CDS encoding aminotransferase class V-fold PLP-dependent enzyme, which translates to MSESDTLPARCLDAVAHAALRAEFPLLETCVYLNNNSTGAAPRGVERVLADYWRTLRGWRDDVWQDWHVGLDRYADSVAALLGAPPGSVVTDANLSTLLARVLSCFDYRPPRDRIVTTDLEYPTVPFIGTAFRRYGARLDVVGTGGPAVDEDTLLARVDERTLLVCVPHASFSSGATVDLPRLVARAHDVGALVVVDAFQTVGVVPLDVTALGVDVVLGGAHKWLCGAGTAFLYVRPDLVERLAPAATGWQAGDRALTFRVSTGWAAGAQRFAGGTPYPLTSLISQVGLDLLAGVGAGAIRAHSLALTQRVLDRAAAAGITVVSPTDPQRRGGVVCLDVPDGEAVKRRLAARNMICSWRGWLRVGPHVYNTPDEVDAFMDALVEELGR; encoded by the coding sequence GTGAGCGAATCCGACACCCTCCCGGCGCGCTGCCTGGACGCCGTCGCACACGCCGCCCTGCGCGCCGAGTTCCCGCTGCTGGAGACGTGCGTCTACCTGAACAACAACTCGACCGGCGCGGCACCCCGCGGCGTCGAGCGGGTGCTCGCCGACTACTGGCGGACCCTGCGCGGCTGGCGCGACGACGTGTGGCAGGACTGGCACGTCGGCCTCGACCGGTACGCCGACTCGGTGGCCGCGCTGCTCGGCGCACCCCCGGGCAGCGTGGTCACCGACGCCAACCTGAGCACCCTGCTGGCCCGGGTGCTCTCCTGCTTCGACTACCGTCCGCCGCGCGACCGGATCGTCACCACCGACCTGGAGTACCCGACGGTGCCGTTCATCGGCACCGCGTTCCGCCGCTACGGCGCGCGACTCGACGTGGTCGGCACGGGTGGGCCCGCGGTCGACGAGGACACCCTGCTGGCCCGGGTCGACGAACGGACGCTGCTGGTCTGCGTGCCGCACGCCAGCTTCTCCTCCGGGGCCACCGTCGACCTGCCCCGGCTGGTCGCCCGCGCCCACGACGTCGGCGCGCTGGTGGTGGTGGACGCGTTCCAGACCGTCGGGGTGGTCCCGCTGGACGTGACCGCGCTCGGCGTCGACGTCGTCCTCGGTGGGGCGCACAAGTGGCTGTGCGGGGCCGGCACCGCGTTCCTCTACGTCCGTCCCGATCTGGTGGAGCGGCTGGCACCGGCGGCGACCGGGTGGCAGGCCGGCGACCGGGCGTTGACCTTCCGGGTGTCGACCGGATGGGCGGCCGGGGCGCAACGCTTCGCCGGCGGCACGCCGTACCCGTTGACCTCGCTGATCTCCCAGGTCGGCCTGGACCTGCTCGCGGGCGTCGGGGCCGGGGCGATCCGGGCGCACTCGCTGGCGCTGACCCAGCGGGTACTGGACCGGGCGGCGGCGGCCGGCATCACGGTGGTCAGCCCCACCGACCCGCAGCGCCGGGGCGGGGTGGTGTGTCTGGACGTCCCCGACGGCGAGGCGGTCAAGCGGCGGCTGGCCGCGCGGAACATGATCTGCAGCTGGCGCGGCTGGCTGCGGGTCGGGCCGCACGTCTACAACACCCCGGACGAGGTGGACGCGTTCATGGACGCGCTGGTCGAGGAGCTGGGCCGGTGA
- a CDS encoding siderophore-interacting protein codes for MLSDRVRPAGEPHHATGTATLPVAPWRLFDVQVRATRRLSPSFLRVTFTGPDLDRFADNGYDQRMKLVLPLPGRPGVHLPGGADWYAHWRALPEDERCPIRTYTVRAVRPHLAEVDVDLVLHGDSGAAGRWALRARPGDEAGLLGPDAGYHGDHGGIEFRPPAAGHLLLAGDETAVPAICAILERLPLDARGQVLLEVPDPTDVLPVVTPPGVTVDWLARDGGGHGSRLLPAVATAARRLLCPTDAVPTGPIADIDVDRTPLWEVPTPTAPVPVYAWLAGEAGAIRALRRHLVAERGMDRRAVAFMGYWRHGGPDPA; via the coding sequence GTGCTTAGTGATCGAGTTCGCCCGGCGGGGGAGCCCCACCACGCCACCGGCACCGCGACCCTGCCCGTCGCCCCCTGGCGGCTGTTTGACGTGCAGGTGCGCGCGACACGCCGGCTCAGCCCGTCCTTCCTGCGGGTCACCTTCACCGGCCCGGACCTCGACCGGTTCGCCGACAACGGCTACGACCAGCGGATGAAGCTGGTGCTGCCGCTGCCCGGCCGACCCGGGGTGCACCTTCCCGGCGGCGCCGACTGGTACGCCCACTGGCGGGCGCTGCCCGAGGACGAGCGCTGCCCCATCCGCACGTACACCGTCCGCGCGGTCCGGCCCCACCTGGCCGAGGTCGACGTCGACCTGGTGCTGCACGGCGACAGCGGGGCGGCCGGCCGGTGGGCGCTGCGCGCCCGCCCCGGCGACGAGGCCGGCCTGCTCGGCCCCGACGCCGGCTACCACGGCGACCACGGCGGCATCGAGTTCCGGCCGCCGGCCGCCGGCCACCTGCTGCTCGCCGGCGATGAGACCGCCGTGCCGGCGATCTGCGCCATCCTGGAACGCCTGCCCCTCGACGCCCGGGGTCAGGTGCTGTTGGAGGTGCCGGACCCGACCGACGTGCTGCCGGTCGTCACCCCGCCCGGCGTGACGGTCGACTGGCTGGCCCGCGACGGCGGCGGGCACGGCAGCCGGCTGCTCCCCGCCGTCGCCACGGCGGCGCGACGCCTGCTCTGCCCCACCGACGCGGTCCCCACCGGGCCGATCGCCGACATCGACGTCGACCGCACCCCGCTCTGGGAGGTGCCGACCCCGACCGCACCGGTACCGGTGTACGCCTGGCTGGCCGGCGAGGCCGGTGCCATCCGCGCGCTCCGCCGGCACCTGGTCGCCGAACGGGGCATGGACCGTCGCGCGGTCGCCTTCATGGGGTACTGGCGGCACGGCGGCCCGGACCCGGCCTGA